A single genomic interval of bacterium harbors:
- a CDS encoding diguanylate cyclase, producing MISQRQHFDTILTVIDSLDLWDTDLATVTAIVNQLLAKSPISPVEQKTILTLLGLITKAVSIRKVSKDRIIESQIINELNLHIITTLDEKKIIQQIESAAQKMLATKQVLMFYLAEDNLIGTERTLSLEKIPAEFYYQIFNYRHIFTSDYPKHRFLNKVLKTKTQQVTFVPLTIKNEVHGFFLLFEDPQKFSWNTAITRLKFLVNQASIALERVQLIHELNRALNESQGLQTLTKMMMSTLELRSFFSSLLNQVQKILGFDRILLSLYDQRTETFNRVSQVGISADKYRKARDIHPPLSMINTLLQNRFRISNSFYIPVSKTPDTIHEYEVYKHPLKTKERIANFWHKGDILISPIYSKNRELLGYLSLDAPVNNLAPSLEKIKLLETFGDFLGLAIENNQLFAKVEGLSNTDELTGIYNYRFLRDRMADLVTRDASPFSIIMIDLDNFKQFNDKYGHLRGDRILREISGIFAVAVGKTGFVTRYGGDEFIILLPGAGARAARLTVQNIIRHLKKDTARNVTVDFSFGIATYPVDGRNFGELIDHADQIVYREKSKRRHEARP from the coding sequence ATGATAAGTCAGCGGCAGCATTTTGACACGATCTTGACCGTTATCGATTCCCTTGACCTGTGGGACACGGACCTGGCCACGGTGACGGCGATCGTCAACCAGCTGCTGGCCAAGAGCCCTATCTCCCCGGTCGAGCAAAAGACGATCCTGACCCTGCTCGGGCTGATAACCAAAGCGGTCTCGATCCGCAAGGTCTCGAAGGACCGGATCATTGAATCACAGATCATAAACGAACTCAACCTGCACATCATTACCACTCTGGATGAGAAAAAGATCATCCAGCAGATCGAATCCGCCGCCCAGAAAATGCTGGCGACCAAGCAGGTGCTGATGTTCTACCTGGCCGAGGATAACCTGATCGGCACGGAGCGAACGCTGAGCCTGGAAAAGATCCCCGCCGAATTCTATTATCAGATCTTCAATTACCGTCATATATTCACTTCCGACTACCCCAAGCACCGCTTTCTTAACAAGGTTCTCAAGACCAAAACCCAGCAGGTAACGTTTGTGCCGCTTACGATAAAGAATGAAGTTCATGGTTTCTTTTTGCTGTTCGAAGATCCGCAGAAATTCAGCTGGAATACCGCGATCACCCGACTCAAATTCCTGGTCAACCAGGCGTCGATCGCGCTGGAGCGCGTCCAATTGATCCATGAATTGAACCGGGCGCTGAACGAAAGCCAGGGCCTGCAGACGCTGACCAAGATGATGATGTCGACGCTGGAGCTGCGCTCGTTCTTCAGCAGCCTGCTGAACCAGGTGCAGAAAATACTCGGTTTCGACCGGATCCTGCTGTCGCTGTATGACCAGCGCACCGAAACGTTCAACCGGGTGAGTCAGGTCGGCATCTCGGCGGACAAATACCGCAAGGCCCGGGACATCCACCCGCCGTTGAGCATGATCAACACGCTGCTTCAAAACCGCTTCCGGATATCCAATTCGTTTTACATACCGGTGAGCAAAACGCCGGACACCATTCACGAGTACGAGGTATATAAACACCCGCTCAAGACCAAGGAGCGCATTGCCAACTTCTGGCACAAGGGCGATATCCTGATCTCACCGATCTATTCCAAGAACCGGGAATTGCTTGGTTACCTGTCACTGGATGCTCCCGTCAACAACCTGGCGCCGTCATTGGAAAAGATCAAGCTTCTGGAAACTTTCGGGGATTTTCTCGGGCTGGCGATCGAGAACAACCAGTTGTTTGCCAAGGTCGAGGGGCTCTCCAACACCGACGAATTGACCGGCATTTATAACTACCGCTTCTTGAGAGACCGGATGGCGGACCTGGTGACGCGCGATGCGTCACCTTTTTCCATAATCATGATCGACCTGGATAATTTCAAGCAGTTCAACGACAAGTACGGCCATCTGCGCGGCGACAGGATCTTAAGGGAGATATCCGGCATCTTCGCGGTTGCGGTCGGCAAGACCGGTTTTGTCACGCGCTATGGCGGTGATGAGTTCATCATCCTCCTCCCCGGTGCGGGCGCCAGGGCGGCGCGATTGACCGTGCAAAACATCATCCGCCACCTGAAAAAAGATACGGCGCGGAACGTGACCGTTGATTTTTCCTTCGGCATCGCCACGTACCCGGTTGACGGCAGGAATTTCGGCGAACTGATCGATCACGCGGACCAGATCGTGTATCGCGAAAAATCAAAGAGACGCCATGAAGCTCGGCCATAA